One window from the genome of Candidatus Didemnitutus sp. encodes:
- a CDS encoding RsmD family RNA methyltransferase, protein MRITGGNARGIPLNLPKGDAVRPATDAMRQAVFSSIASRVPGARFLDLFAGSGAYGLEALSRGAAGGVFVEKNARTAAFIHQNIAAVCKSLARGTEDLRVVNADATTVPDAGAVPDLVFIDPPYDLIAEVAPKLFARLTALLAPKPDPVIVFEMPGELEVAAEGWTCVRRLGKGARQPTVCFFKRAARAAADAG, encoded by the coding sequence ATGCGCATAACCGGCGGCAACGCGCGGGGCATCCCGCTCAACTTGCCGAAGGGCGACGCCGTGCGGCCGGCGACCGACGCGATGCGGCAGGCGGTTTTCTCGAGCATCGCGAGTCGCGTGCCGGGCGCGCGGTTTTTGGACCTGTTTGCCGGCAGCGGGGCCTACGGATTGGAAGCGTTGAGTCGCGGGGCGGCGGGCGGCGTGTTCGTGGAGAAGAACGCCCGGACGGCCGCGTTCATCCACCAAAACATCGCGGCGGTGTGCAAAAGCCTCGCACGGGGGACAGAGGATTTGCGCGTGGTGAACGCCGACGCGACGACCGTGCCGGATGCCGGCGCGGTGCCGGACCTCGTGTTCATCGACCCGCCCTACGACCTGATTGCAGAGGTGGCGCCGAAGCTGTTCGCGCGACTGACGGCGTTGCTCGCGCCGAAGCCGGATCCGGTGATCGTGTTCGAGATGCCGGGCGAACTGGAAGTGGCGGCGGAGGGCTGGACGTGCGTGCGTCGCCTGGGCAAGGGTGCGCGGCAGCCGACGGTGTGTTTTTTCAAGCGCGCCGCGCGGGCGGCGGCGGACGCAGGCTAG
- a CDS encoding ABC transporter permease, translating to MKQISLVLGHIGGVVLLMTRTLKFTGTLPRQFGRFVEQCFLIGYTSLPIVTILSFFIGSVLALQSGYSMQNFGAKQFIGTLVGLSMARELGPVMVAILIAGRVGSAITAELASMKVYQEIDALVTMNIPPERMLVLPRLAAILVMMPVLALIANLCGWYGGALICQYTHFIAVDSESYFAVLKRYMDWKDITDGLLKVECFGFVVVAVCCYIGLNTRGGPREIGASVTKAVVTSLILILVLDYFVTKALL from the coding sequence ATGAAGCAAATCTCCCTCGTCCTCGGCCACATCGGCGGCGTCGTGCTCCTCATGACGCGCACGCTGAAGTTCACCGGCACGCTGCCGCGCCAATTCGGGCGCTTCGTCGAACAGTGCTTCCTCATCGGCTACACCTCGCTGCCGATCGTCACGATCCTCAGCTTTTTCATCGGCTCGGTGCTCGCGTTGCAGAGCGGTTACTCGATGCAGAACTTCGGGGCGAAACAGTTCATCGGCACCCTCGTCGGCCTCTCCATGGCGCGCGAACTCGGCCCCGTCATGGTCGCCATCCTCATCGCCGGCCGCGTCGGCTCCGCCATCACCGCCGAACTCGCGTCGATGAAGGTCTACCAGGAGATCGACGCGCTCGTGACGATGAATATCCCGCCCGAGCGCATGCTCGTGCTGCCGCGCCTCGCCGCCATCCTCGTGATGATGCCCGTGCTCGCGCTCATCGCGAATCTCTGCGGCTGGTATGGCGGCGCGCTCATCTGCCAATACACCCACTTCATCGCCGTCGACAGCGAGTCCTACTTCGCCGTGCTCAAGCGCTACATGGACTGGAAGGACATCACCGACGGCCTGCTCAAGGTCGAGTGCTTCGGCTTCGTCGTCGTCGCCGTCTGCTGCTACATCGGCCTCAACACCCGCGGCGGCCCGCGCGAGATCGGCGCCTCCGTCACCAAGGCCGTCGTCACCTCGCTCATCCTCATCCTGGTGCTCGATTACTTCGTCACCAAGGCGCTCCTCTGA
- a CDS encoding N-acetyltransferase has translation MPHLTFHLMTEADWPDVQRIYAEGIATGIATFEATPPETFADFIKTKIADLAVVARDAKGALAAWAVLIPVSGRYVYRGVAEMSLYVAASHRGQRVGDAVMKEMVRLSEARGFWTLQSSTFPQNAASVALQQRHGFHIIGIREKIGRMAQGPLAGQWCDTLLLERRSKTVGRD, from the coding sequence ATGCCCCACCTCACTTTCCACCTCATGACCGAGGCCGACTGGCCGGACGTCCAGCGCATCTACGCCGAAGGTATCGCGACCGGCATCGCGACGTTCGAAGCCACGCCGCCGGAAACCTTCGCGGATTTCATCAAGACCAAGATCGCCGACCTCGCCGTCGTCGCTCGCGATGCGAAAGGCGCGCTCGCCGCGTGGGCCGTGCTCATCCCCGTCTCCGGGCGCTACGTCTATCGCGGCGTCGCGGAAATGAGCCTCTACGTCGCCGCCTCGCATCGCGGCCAGCGCGTCGGCGATGCGGTGATGAAGGAAATGGTCCGCCTCAGCGAGGCGCGCGGCTTCTGGACGCTGCAATCGTCCACCTTCCCGCAAAACGCCGCGAGCGTCGCGCTCCAGCAACGCCACGGTTTCCATATCATCGGTATCCGCGAAAAAATCGGTCGCATGGCGCAGGGCCCCCTCGCCGGCCAATGGTGCGATACGCTCCTGCTCGAACGCCGGAGCAAGACCGTCGGCCGGGACTAG
- a CDS encoding 16S rRNA (uracil(1498)-N(3))-methyltransferase yields MQRVTLVLAGEFYTHIHRRRHTPNPARSKPSVDISFAARYPDRVNLVLFTAAEISAPLPRPDPRARHLLEVLHRGPGDEFYAGVIDGPRGKGRIVAIRDAAIELAFTWTVLPTPPDAITLLIGLPRPQTARDILRDATTLGVSAIHFVATEKTEPSYAHSTLWRDGEWRRHVLAGTEQAFATTTPEVTATHSLAPALALLAPDTTRLALDNYEASHALADERPARERSLALALGPERGWGPRDREQLRAAGFTLVHLGTRVLRLETAVIAALTLAKAARGTL; encoded by the coding sequence ATGCAACGGGTTACCCTCGTCCTTGCCGGGGAATTTTACACTCACATTCACCGCCGCAGGCATACCCCAAACCCTGCGCGCAGCAAGCCAAGCGTGGACATATCATTCGCCGCCCGTTACCCCGACCGCGTGAACCTGGTGCTCTTCACCGCCGCCGAAATTTCCGCCCCTCTCCCCCGCCCCGATCCGCGCGCGCGCCATCTGCTCGAAGTGCTCCACCGCGGCCCCGGCGATGAATTCTATGCCGGCGTCATCGACGGCCCGCGCGGCAAAGGCCGCATCGTCGCCATCCGCGACGCCGCGATCGAACTCGCCTTCACTTGGACCGTTTTGCCCACACCGCCGGACGCCATCACGTTGCTGATCGGACTCCCGCGCCCCCAAACCGCCCGCGACATCCTGCGCGACGCCACCACGCTCGGCGTGAGCGCGATCCACTTTGTCGCGACCGAGAAAACCGAACCGAGCTACGCGCACAGCACGCTCTGGCGCGACGGCGAATGGCGGCGGCACGTGCTCGCCGGCACCGAGCAGGCCTTCGCGACTACGACCCCCGAGGTCACCGCCACGCATTCGCTCGCCCCGGCCCTCGCACTCCTAGCACCCGACACCACGCGCCTCGCCCTCGACAATTACGAAGCCTCGCATGCCCTCGCCGATGAGCGCCCCGCGCGCGAACGCTCCCTCGCGCTCGCACTTGGTCCCGAGCGCGGCTGGGGCCCGCGCGATCGCGAACAGCTCCGCGCCGCCGGCTTCACGCTCGTGCACCTCGGCACGCGCGTGTTGCGTCTCGAGACCGCCGTCATCGCGGCGCTCACGCTCGCCAAGGCCGCCCGCGGCACGCTCTAG
- a CDS encoding enoyl-CoA hydratase/isomerase family protein, with protein sequence MSNPATVSHSVDADGIGWIVFDDPTSRANVFNPPTQAALRAAVEALAAQPVKAVVVTSGKEKIFIAGADLKWLGKIATPAEGKDASRGGHALFGLLDNFKVPVVCAIHGACAGGGYELALACHWRVASDAKETVIGLPEVGIGLIPGWGGCARLPRLIGAKAAVDHILKAQLLPAAEAHKAGLVDELVPATELKARAKAAALKLAANGKPARAGAPTADATFFAEQRKIAASRMRGQPAPAAVLEAVEKGAGVSLDAALEIEASLFGEIAAGDVAHNMVHVFFLKDAVKKLTVDAWFQKPAEAVAPAPFRKIGVIGAGVMGSGIAQWCAARGYSVVMRDVKPEFVERGLAVIKGLFDEAAKRGKMSADAAAQGAARVQGTTELAAFADCDLVVEAIVENVAAKQALFAELSKVVRADCVLASNTSALPIEELAATATQPGRTIGIHFFNPVSRMPLIEMVLSPHTTRETADRVLAFAKHLGKTPVICRSSPGFLVTRVLFFYLNAACELWEQGVPTDTIDRAMRDWGWPMGPMRLIDEVGVDVTDFIYGEMKHYFPARFGSTSVCGQMLAAGMKGRKNGASTGFYVYDGGKEALNPAMASFAPAAVKTMDAQAIAEHLNGVMIAETKRVLDEGVLKTADDADFALLMGTGFPAFRGGLMRYARAHRRG encoded by the coding sequence ATGAGTAACCCCGCTACGGTTTCCCACTCCGTCGATGCCGACGGCATCGGCTGGATCGTTTTCGACGACCCCACGAGTCGCGCCAACGTCTTCAATCCCCCGACCCAGGCCGCACTGCGCGCCGCAGTCGAGGCGCTCGCGGCGCAGCCGGTAAAGGCGGTCGTAGTCACGAGCGGGAAAGAGAAAATCTTCATCGCCGGCGCGGATCTGAAATGGCTCGGCAAGATCGCGACGCCCGCGGAGGGCAAGGACGCCTCGCGCGGAGGGCACGCACTGTTCGGCTTGTTGGACAACTTCAAGGTGCCTGTCGTGTGCGCGATTCACGGCGCGTGCGCCGGCGGCGGCTACGAACTCGCGCTCGCGTGTCACTGGCGCGTCGCGAGCGACGCGAAGGAAACTGTCATCGGCCTGCCGGAAGTCGGCATCGGTTTGATTCCCGGCTGGGGCGGCTGCGCGCGCCTGCCGCGACTGATCGGGGCGAAAGCCGCGGTCGATCACATCCTGAAGGCGCAGCTGCTGCCCGCCGCCGAGGCGCACAAGGCCGGACTCGTCGATGAACTCGTGCCGGCAACCGAGTTGAAGGCGCGTGCGAAAGCCGCCGCGCTGAAGCTTGCCGCGAACGGCAAGCCCGCGCGCGCCGGTGCGCCGACCGCGGACGCGACGTTTTTCGCGGAGCAGCGCAAGATTGCCGCTTCGCGTATGCGCGGGCAACCCGCGCCGGCCGCGGTGCTCGAAGCCGTGGAAAAGGGCGCCGGGGTTTCCCTCGACGCGGCGTTGGAGATCGAAGCGTCGCTCTTCGGCGAAATCGCCGCCGGCGACGTGGCGCACAACATGGTGCACGTGTTCTTCCTCAAGGATGCGGTGAAGAAGCTCACGGTCGACGCATGGTTCCAGAAACCGGCGGAGGCCGTCGCGCCCGCGCCGTTCCGGAAGATCGGCGTGATCGGCGCCGGCGTCATGGGCTCGGGCATCGCGCAGTGGTGCGCAGCGCGCGGCTACAGCGTCGTGATGCGCGACGTGAAACCGGAGTTTGTCGAGCGCGGCCTCGCGGTGATCAAGGGCCTCTTCGACGAAGCGGCGAAGCGCGGCAAGATGTCCGCCGACGCCGCGGCGCAGGGCGCGGCGCGCGTGCAGGGCACGACGGAGCTGGCGGCATTCGCCGACTGCGACCTCGTGGTCGAGGCGATCGTCGAGAACGTCGCCGCGAAGCAGGCGCTGTTCGCGGAGTTGTCGAAGGTCGTGCGTGCGGATTGCGTGCTGGCGTCGAACACCTCGGCGTTGCCGATCGAGGAACTCGCGGCGACGGCGACGCAACCCGGCCGCACGATCGGCATCCACTTCTTCAATCCGGTCAGCCGCATGCCGCTGATCGAGATGGTCCTCTCGCCGCACACGACGCGCGAGACGGCGGACCGCGTGCTGGCGTTCGCGAAGCACCTCGGCAAGACGCCGGTCATCTGCCGCTCCTCGCCGGGCTTCCTCGTGACGCGCGTGCTGTTCTTCTACCTCAACGCCGCGTGCGAACTCTGGGAGCAAGGCGTGCCGACGGACACGATCGATCGCGCGATGCGCGACTGGGGCTGGCCGATGGGCCCGATGCGCCTGATCGACGAGGTCGGCGTGGACGTGACGGATTTCATCTACGGCGAGATGAAGCACTATTTCCCGGCGCGTTTCGGGAGCACGAGCGTGTGCGGCCAGATGCTCGCCGCCGGCATGAAGGGCCGGAAGAACGGCGCGTCGACCGGCTTCTACGTCTACGACGGCGGCAAGGAGGCGTTGAATCCGGCGATGGCGTCGTTCGCGCCGGCCGCGGTGAAGACGATGGACGCGCAGGCGATCGCGGAACATCTCAACGGCGTGATGATCGCCGAGACGAAGCGTGTGCTCGACGAAGGCGTGTTGAAGACCGCGGACGACGCGGACTTCGCGCTGCTGATGGGCACGGGATTCCCGGCGTTCCGCGGCGGCCTGATGCGCTACGCGCGCGCACACCGACGCGGCTGA
- a CDS encoding ATP-binding cassette domain-containing protein — MSSPSSYTATPFAGKTFGVTVDHLTKKFGSVTVLKDINLEVRAGEIFCIMGPSGSGKSVLLKHIAGLELPTSGSVRIGDYDAADPDTRDKVHLALVFQAGALFNSLTVYDNLALYPREHRQCNEAGIRERVMHALSILSLEKAANKYPSELSGGMKKRVAIARALVMEPQLLLYDEPTSELDPVMGATISEIIATLREQTAVTSIVVTHDRDLAINIADRIAIIMDGKIRATGKPADFREPKERDIANFLTPTIDLKNPRFKQLENSHE; from the coding sequence ATGAGTTCCCCTTCCTCCTACACCGCCACACCCTTCGCCGGCAAAACCTTCGGCGTCACCGTCGATCACCTGACGAAGAAATTCGGCAGCGTCACCGTCCTGAAGGACATCAACCTCGAGGTGCGCGCCGGAGAGATCTTCTGCATCATGGGCCCCAGCGGCTCGGGTAAGAGCGTCCTCCTGAAACACATCGCCGGCCTCGAGCTCCCCACCAGCGGCTCCGTCCGCATCGGCGACTACGACGCCGCCGATCCCGACACGCGCGACAAGGTCCACCTCGCCCTCGTCTTCCAGGCCGGCGCGCTCTTCAACTCGCTCACCGTCTACGACAACCTCGCGCTCTACCCGCGCGAGCATCGCCAGTGCAACGAGGCCGGCATCCGCGAACGCGTCATGCACGCACTCTCGATTCTTTCCCTCGAGAAAGCGGCCAACAAATACCCGTCCGAACTCTCCGGCGGCATGAAGAAGCGCGTCGCCATCGCCCGCGCCCTCGTCATGGAGCCGCAGCTCCTCCTCTACGACGAGCCGACCTCCGAGCTCGACCCGGTGATGGGCGCCACGATCAGCGAGATCATCGCGACGCTCCGCGAGCAGACCGCCGTCACCAGCATCGTCGTCACGCACGACCGCGACCTCGCGATCAACATCGCCGACCGCATCGCCATCATCATGGACGGCAAGATCCGCGCCACCGGCAAACCCGCCGACTTCCGCGAGCCGAAGGAGCGCGACATCGCGAACTTCCTCACGCCCACGATCGATCTCAAGAACCCCCGCTTTAAACAACTGGAGAACTCCCATGAATAA
- a CDS encoding 2-oxo acid dehydrogenase subunit E2, whose protein sequence is MAKATNSTLNKEQRRHLLRTMLESRHGDLREESLNRQGKGHFHVSGRGHEAFSALGAQLRDGDFIVPYYRDRGLCMGRGMNTRELALEYFAKRESSSRGRMMPSHFSSRPLNIVSVPTPLGAQLLPACGVAWGMKLDGKDSVVVTSIGDAASRQGDFYEAISFAQEKKLPVLFIVEDNAYGISTPTRKTNPLAIDVLNKSQWRVIDGSDLEVVHAETRKAIAQLRAGEGPVFLWAKVERLSSHTSSDDHTLYRTKEDIAAMEKADPIRVLRDRMIKAGELTEAEFAQLDEEIKEKVRADYAAAEKAEDPRADELLLDVTGASPDLNEELFKAGKYRMGDLINKTLRAGLDADPGRVIFGEDIEDPKGGVFRLTQKLSTDFPEQVFNSPLAESTIYGIGGGLALYGRRPVFELQFIDFSFPGFNQIVQNLANLRWRSNGAWKVPAVFYAPYGAYLPGGSLWHSQANESAYAHFPGLNVVVPSTPEDAAGLLWTAMHGEDITLFLAPKHMLWAEVESKQPIKSIPLGSARVVTAGEDLTIVAWGNTMEKAHEAIAELQGEVSVELIDLRSIMPWDKATIEASVRKTGRLLVIQEDTEACSVGQMIVQHVVGRADIFGALKAPPRLITKGNVMIGYNPIYEYAALPAVPQIVEAIWELVALNLARGEIPAAVTVGASLLATSTLEPVATKVAPTATPAAGASSAHGPQNTVVAGTSDIVVRVPIMGEGLRSARVVNLNKKPGDAVKHDDVLCELETDKAVYPVEASFAGKFKEWRIKVDDTVLIGQEIALVTGDAASVAGLPVEGAAPTAKPAAAPIAAAPKSAPAAPAVASKPAVPVSLSAPPSMNGNARPPALHPAITKRLDAVVPANMLMDVRWEPLKKAREAAKAKLGKAAPSPSAMMAWCVTRAQELHPAFRCIVGKDGTILEQPVFDQGVAVALEGDRLATAAIAGANKLAFADFSAAYNRAVEETRAGKLLDVQAPLNITSLGAFGVESATPIVVPPAMATLFIGTAHERMINDGGMIYPCEVVTLSLTFDHKVVNGAGAAAFLQEVKKQFEGFTLPA, encoded by the coding sequence ATGGCCAAAGCCACGAACTCCACTCTGAACAAGGAGCAGCGCCGCCACCTGCTGCGCACGATGCTGGAGAGCCGGCACGGCGACCTCCGCGAGGAGAGTCTGAATCGGCAGGGCAAGGGGCATTTCCACGTCTCGGGCCGCGGCCACGAGGCGTTCAGCGCGCTCGGCGCGCAGCTGCGCGACGGCGATTTCATCGTGCCGTATTACCGCGACCGCGGGCTGTGCATGGGGCGCGGCATGAACACGCGCGAACTGGCGTTGGAGTATTTCGCGAAGCGCGAGTCGTCGTCGCGCGGACGCATGATGCCGTCGCATTTTTCCTCCCGTCCGCTGAACATCGTCAGCGTGCCGACGCCGCTCGGCGCGCAGCTGTTGCCGGCGTGCGGCGTGGCCTGGGGCATGAAGCTCGATGGCAAGGACAGCGTGGTCGTGACCTCGATCGGCGATGCGGCGTCGCGCCAGGGCGATTTCTACGAGGCGATCAGCTTCGCGCAGGAGAAGAAGCTGCCGGTGCTCTTCATCGTCGAGGACAATGCCTACGGCATCTCGACGCCGACGCGGAAAACCAACCCGCTCGCGATCGACGTGCTCAACAAGTCGCAGTGGCGCGTGATCGACGGCTCCGACCTCGAGGTCGTGCACGCCGAGACGCGGAAGGCCATCGCGCAGCTCCGCGCGGGCGAGGGGCCGGTGTTTCTCTGGGCCAAGGTCGAGCGGCTTTCGAGTCACACCAGCTCGGACGACCACACGCTCTACCGGACGAAGGAGGACATCGCCGCGATGGAGAAGGCGGATCCGATCCGCGTGCTCCGCGATCGCATGATCAAGGCCGGCGAGCTCACCGAGGCGGAGTTCGCCCAGCTCGACGAGGAGATCAAGGAGAAGGTTCGCGCCGACTACGCGGCGGCCGAGAAGGCCGAAGATCCGCGTGCCGACGAATTGCTTCTCGATGTGACGGGCGCGTCGCCCGACCTGAACGAGGAGCTCTTCAAGGCCGGCAAGTATCGCATGGGCGACTTGATCAACAAGACGCTCCGCGCCGGCCTCGATGCCGATCCCGGCCGCGTGATTTTCGGCGAGGACATCGAGGATCCGAAGGGCGGCGTGTTCCGTCTCACGCAAAAACTCTCGACTGATTTTCCGGAGCAGGTCTTCAACTCGCCGCTCGCGGAATCGACGATCTACGGCATCGGTGGCGGCCTTGCGCTCTACGGACGCCGGCCGGTGTTCGAGCTGCAGTTCATCGACTTCAGTTTCCCGGGCTTCAACCAGATCGTGCAGAACCTTGCGAATCTCCGCTGGCGCTCGAACGGCGCGTGGAAGGTGCCCGCGGTGTTCTATGCGCCCTACGGCGCCTATCTGCCTGGCGGCTCGCTCTGGCATTCGCAGGCGAACGAGTCGGCTTACGCGCATTTTCCCGGCCTCAACGTCGTGGTGCCATCCACGCCCGAAGACGCGGCCGGCCTGCTCTGGACCGCGATGCACGGCGAGGACATCACGCTGTTCCTGGCGCCGAAGCACATGCTCTGGGCCGAGGTCGAGTCGAAGCAGCCGATCAAATCCATCCCGCTCGGCTCGGCGCGCGTGGTGACCGCAGGCGAAGACCTCACGATCGTCGCGTGGGGCAACACGATGGAGAAGGCCCACGAAGCGATTGCAGAGTTGCAGGGCGAAGTGAGCGTCGAGCTCATCGACCTGCGCTCGATCATGCCGTGGGACAAAGCGACCATCGAGGCCTCGGTGCGCAAGACCGGCCGGCTCCTCGTCATCCAGGAAGACACCGAAGCGTGCTCCGTCGGCCAGATGATCGTGCAGCACGTCGTGGGTCGCGCGGACATCTTCGGTGCCCTGAAGGCGCCGCCGCGTCTGATCACGAAGGGCAACGTGATGATCGGTTACAACCCGATCTACGAATACGCCGCGCTGCCCGCCGTGCCGCAGATCGTCGAGGCGATTTGGGAACTGGTGGCGCTGAACCTCGCGCGCGGGGAAATCCCCGCCGCCGTTACGGTGGGAGCGAGCTTGCTCGCGACTTCCACACTCGAACCCGTCGCGACCAAGGTCGCTCCCACAGCCACACCGGCGGCTGGCGCATCTTCCGCGCATGGTCCGCAGAACACCGTCGTTGCCGGCACGAGCGACATCGTGGTGCGCGTGCCGATCATGGGCGAAGGCCTGCGCTCCGCCCGCGTGGTGAATTTGAACAAGAAGCCCGGCGATGCCGTGAAGCACGACGACGTGCTCTGCGAACTCGAGACCGACAAGGCCGTCTATCCCGTCGAGGCGTCGTTCGCCGGCAAGTTCAAGGAATGGCGCATCAAGGTCGACGACACCGTGCTCATCGGGCAGGAGATCGCGCTCGTCACCGGCGACGCCGCGAGCGTGGCGGGATTGCCCGTCGAAGGCGCGGCGCCCACCGCGAAACCCGCGGCCGCGCCCATCGCTGCCGCGCCGAAATCCGCACCTGCCGCGCCGGCGGTCGCCAGTAAACCCGCAGTGCCTGTTTCTCTTTCCGCTCCTCCCTCCATGAATGGCAACGCCCGCCCGCCCGCCCTGCACCCCGCGATCACGAAGCGTCTCGATGCCGTCGTGCCCGCGAACATGTTGATGGACGTGCGGTGGGAGCCGTTGAAAAAGGCGCGCGAAGCCGCGAAGGCCAAGCTCGGCAAGGCCGCGCCCTCGCCTTCGGCGATGATGGCGTGGTGCGTCACGCGTGCGCAGGAGCTGCACCCGGCGTTCCGCTGCATCGTCGGCAAGGACGGCACGATTCTCGAGCAGCCGGTCTTCGATCAAGGCGTGGCGGTCGCGCTCGAGGGCGACCGGCTCGCCACCGCGGCGATCGCGGGTGCGAACAAACTCGCGTTCGCGGATTTCAGCGCGGCCTACAACCGCGCCGTCGAGGAGACGCGCGCCGGCAAGCTGCTCGACGTGCAGGCACCGCTCAACATCACGAGCCTCGGTGCGTTTGGTGTCGAGAGCGCGACGCCGATCGTGGTGCCGCCGGCGATGGCGACGCTCTTCATCGGCACGGCGCACGAGCGCATGATCAACGACGGCGGCATGATCTATCCGTGCGAGGTCGTCACGCTCTCGCTGACCTTCGACCACAAGGTCGTGAACGGCGCCGGTGCGGCGGCATTTCTCCAGGAAGTGAAGAAACAGTTCGAGGGTTTCACGCTGCCGGCGTGA
- a CDS encoding ACT domain-containing protein translates to MPLVIQLLPGEFAIARLPAASPIPDWVSSTVFSATTRTTDELSILCPAAQIPTDVKHEAGWRLLKLRGPFNFTETGILSSVLDPLAFSRISILAHSTFDTDYVLVKQAQLEDAIRTLRNAEHTVERL, encoded by the coding sequence ATGCCGCTCGTCATCCAGCTCCTCCCCGGCGAATTCGCGATCGCCCGCCTGCCCGCCGCCTCACCGATCCCCGACTGGGTGAGCTCCACCGTCTTCAGCGCCACGACGCGCACCACCGACGAGCTGTCGATTCTCTGCCCCGCCGCGCAAATCCCCACCGACGTGAAACACGAGGCCGGCTGGCGCCTCCTGAAGCTGCGCGGCCCGTTCAACTTCACCGAGACCGGCATCCTCTCCTCCGTGCTCGACCCGCTCGCCTTCTCGCGCATCAGCATCCTCGCCCACTCGACCTTCGACACCGACTACGTGCTCGTGAAACAGGCCCAGCTCGAGGACGCCATCCGCACACTCCGCAACGCCGAGCACACCGTCGAGCGCCTCTAG
- a CDS encoding MCE family protein has translation MNNTQQTVRVGLFFLLGCALAWITFESLSGGQIFKKRGYTVLAPFANLKGLKEGDEVQMAGVKIGSVAETRLGNQRVEAVLTIDPKVSIPNDAVASVETSSLLGSQHLAVSFGTSAVMLKEGDTMKTKNTADMNEVIAQLGSLGAKLEGVADNIGKALGGDSGSGSLFGKLDKLVDQNGPKLTETIANLQDITAKIKNGDGTFGKLVNDPKLHDDLVAAVGEIKSAAGDAKIFMADTRGIIADVKSGKGAVGALLYDQATADNLKATVANARTVTDKIAKGEGTLGKLLADDSMYKDVQGVVKKADRALDGLGDSGPIQAVGVVANALF, from the coding sequence ATGAATAACACGCAACAGACCGTTCGCGTCGGCCTCTTCTTCCTGCTCGGCTGCGCGCTGGCTTGGATCACGTTCGAGTCGCTCAGCGGCGGCCAGATTTTCAAGAAGCGCGGCTACACCGTCCTCGCGCCCTTCGCGAACCTCAAGGGCCTCAAGGAAGGCGACGAGGTCCAGATGGCCGGCGTGAAAATCGGCTCCGTTGCCGAGACGCGCCTCGGCAACCAGCGCGTCGAAGCCGTGCTCACCATCGACCCGAAGGTCTCCATTCCGAACGACGCCGTCGCCTCCGTCGAGACCTCCAGCCTCCTCGGCAGCCAGCACCTCGCCGTCAGCTTCGGCACCTCCGCCGTCATGCTCAAGGAGGGCGACACGATGAAGACCAAGAACACCGCCGACATGAACGAGGTCATCGCCCAGCTCGGCTCCCTCGGCGCCAAGCTCGAGGGCGTCGCCGACAACATCGGCAAGGCCCTCGGCGGCGACAGCGGCTCCGGCTCGCTCTTCGGCAAACTCGACAAGCTCGTCGACCAAAACGGCCCCAAACTCACCGAGACCATCGCCAATCTCCAGGACATCACCGCGAAGATCAAAAACGGCGACGGCACCTTCGGCAAACTCGTCAACGACCCGAAGCTCCACGACGACCTCGTCGCCGCCGTCGGCGAAATCAAATCCGCCGCCGGCGACGCCAAGATCTTCATGGCCGACACCCGCGGCATCATCGCCGACGTGAAATCCGGCAAGGGCGCCGTCGGCGCTCTGCTCTACGACCAGGCCACCGCCGACAACCTCAAGGCCACCGTCGCCAACGCCCGCACCGTCACCGACAAGATCGCCAAGGGCGAAGGCACGCTCGGCAAGCTCCTCGCCGACGACTCGATGTATAAAGACGTGCAAGGCGTCGTGAAGAAAGCCGACCGCGCCCTCGACGGCCTCGGCGACTCCGGCCCGATCCAAGCCGTCGGCGTCGTCGCCAACGCGCTCTTCTGA
- a CDS encoding response regulator transcription factor: protein MEDQKLFADFLAGCFREWGIEVLLATASGSAGLAAVHQMRPDLLMLDFSLPDIDGLEIARQVLTDRSFSAMKVIGISSHRDPWTMLQVQKLGLHGFVDKMEQSSETLRTALISVVSGNVFYTSAVVESSARLRRDPKAFNRVLSEYEMKILALIGHAMTDEEIAAELGISPSTMQSRRRDIMKKLDVHTTPKLIHYAIANGLTRTRN, encoded by the coding sequence GTGGAAGACCAGAAGCTCTTCGCGGATTTCCTGGCGGGTTGTTTTCGCGAGTGGGGGATCGAGGTTTTGCTCGCGACGGCGTCGGGCTCGGCCGGGCTCGCCGCGGTGCACCAGATGCGGCCGGATCTGCTGATGTTGGACTTTTCCCTGCCGGATATCGATGGGTTGGAGATCGCGCGGCAGGTGCTGACGGACCGGAGCTTTTCGGCGATGAAGGTGATCGGCATTTCGTCGCATCGGGACCCGTGGACGATGTTGCAGGTCCAGAAGCTGGGCCTGCACGGCTTCGTGGATAAGATGGAGCAGAGTTCCGAAACGCTGCGGACGGCCCTCATCTCGGTGGTGAGCGGCAATGTCTTTTACACCAGCGCCGTGGTGGAATCGAGTGCGCGGCTGCGACGCGATCCGAAGGCGTTCAACCGGGTGCTTTCCGAATACGAGATGAAGATCCTGGCGTTGATCGGCCACGCGATGACCGACGAGGAGATCGCGGCGGAGTTGGGCATCAGTCCCTCGACGATGCAGTCGCGGCGGCGCGACATCATGAAGAAGCTCGACGTCCACACGACGCCGAAGCTGATCCACTACGCGATCGCGAACGGGCTCACGCGGACTCGCAATTGA